Proteins encoded by one window of Pseudomonas sp. PSKL.D1:
- a CDS encoding cold-shock protein, protein MAERQNGTVKWFNDEKGYGFITPESGPDLFVHFRAIQGNGFKSLKEGQKVTFVAVQGQKGMQADEVQPEA, encoded by the coding sequence ATGGCTGAGCGTCAGAACGGTACCGTCAAGTGGTTCAATGACGAAAAAGGTTACGGCTTCATCACCCCAGAAAGCGGTCCGGATCTGTTCGTGCACTTCCGCGCTATCCAAGGCAACGGCTTCAAGAGCCTGAAAGAAGGCCAGAAAGTGACCTTCGTTGCCGTTCAAGGCCAAAAAGGCATGCAGGCTGACGAAGTACAGCCAGAAGCCTGA
- a CDS encoding RDD family protein, translating into MPKPVLSPQGDFPPVGLGRRSAAMFYDFLLCTALLIVTAGAYKMIQMAIIGEARMRELTEAGALDGDPLLSTVLLFALFGFFAKFWTHGGQTLGMQVWGVRVQNADGSAISLWQALLRFVVSIASWLCLGLGFLWSLIDKRKRGWHDIYSDTQLVRVPKQKK; encoded by the coding sequence ATGCCCAAGCCTGTACTTAGCCCGCAGGGTGATTTTCCGCCGGTCGGCCTGGGTCGACGTTCGGCTGCCATGTTTTACGACTTCCTGCTTTGCACAGCGCTTTTGATCGTCACGGCGGGCGCTTACAAGATGATTCAGATGGCAATCATCGGTGAGGCCAGAATGCGTGAGCTTACCGAGGCAGGCGCACTGGATGGCGACCCACTGCTGTCGACGGTGCTGCTGTTTGCGTTGTTTGGTTTTTTTGCCAAGTTCTGGACCCATGGCGGGCAGACGCTGGGCATGCAGGTGTGGGGGGTGCGGGTTCAGAACGCTGATGGCAGCGCGATCAGCCTGTGGCAGGCGTTGTTGCGCTTTGTGGTGTCGATTGCTTCATGGCTGTGCCTGGGGTTGGGCTTCTTATGGTCGCTGATCGACAAGCGCAAGCGGGGGTGGCATGACATCTATTCGGATACCCAGCTGGTGCGGGTGCCGAAACAGAAAAAGTAA
- the lptG gene encoding LPS export ABC transporter permease LptG, producing MAKLDRYIGQSVLLAILAVLGIILGLASLFAFIDEMSDLSDTYTVLEAGNFVLLTAPRRLYEMLPMAALIGCLIGLGSLASSSELTIMRAAGVSIGRIVWAVMKPMLVLMLAGVLIGEYVAPATENKAQADRSLAQGGGEAQSSKRGMWHRQGEEFVHINSVQPNGLLLGVTRYRFDDERKIVTSSFARRAQYNQDHWLLSDVSTTFFRGDHTEVVKAPEERWDVSVTPQLLNTVVLAPESLSITGLWDYIHYLSDQGLNNSRYWLAFWTKVLQPAVTAALVLMAISFIFGPLRSVTLGQRVFTGVLVGFVFRIAGDLLGPSSQVFGFPPLLAVVIPAGICALAGVWMLRRAG from the coding sequence ATGGCTAAGCTGGACCGCTATATCGGCCAGAGCGTGCTACTGGCCATTCTGGCCGTGCTGGGCATCATTCTTGGCCTGGCCTCGCTGTTCGCCTTCATCGATGAGATGAGCGACCTGAGCGACACTTACACCGTGCTCGAAGCAGGCAATTTCGTCCTGTTGACCGCGCCGCGTCGCTTGTACGAAATGCTGCCGATGGCCGCCCTGATCGGCTGCCTGATCGGCCTGGGCAGCCTGGCAAGCAGCAGCGAACTGACCATCATGCGTGCCGCGGGTGTTTCCATCGGCCGAATCGTCTGGGCGGTGATGAAGCCAATGCTGGTTTTGATGCTGGCTGGCGTGCTGATTGGCGAGTACGTTGCACCTGCCACCGAGAACAAGGCCCAGGCAGACCGTTCGCTGGCGCAGGGCGGCGGGGAGGCGCAGAGCTCCAAGCGCGGCATGTGGCACCGCCAGGGCGAAGAGTTCGTGCACATCAACTCGGTACAGCCCAACGGCCTGCTGCTGGGCGTTACTCGTTACCGCTTTGACGACGAGCGCAAGATCGTTACCTCAAGCTTTGCTCGTCGTGCGCAGTACAACCAGGATCACTGGCTGCTCAGCGATGTCAGCACCACCTTCTTCCGTGGTGACCACACCGAAGTGGTGAAGGCCCCTGAAGAGCGCTGGGACGTTTCGGTGACGCCGCAGTTGCTGAATACAGTGGTGTTGGCACCAGAGTCGCTGTCGATCACCGGGCTGTGGGACTACATCCACTACCTGTCGGACCAGGGCCTGAACAACTCGCGCTACTGGCTGGCGTTCTGGACCAAGGTGTTGCAGCCAGCGGTTACCGCGGCGCTGGTGCTGATGGCGATATCCTTCATCTTCGGCCCGTTGCGTTCGGTGACGTTGGGGCAGCGGGTGTTCACTGGCGTACTGGTGGGCTTCGTGTTCCGTATTGCTGGCGACCTGCTTGGGCCTTCGAGCCAGGTGTTTGGCTTCCCGCCGTTGTTGGCGGTGGTGATACCGGCGGGTATTTGTGCCTTGGCGGGTGTGTGGATGTTGCGTAGGGCAGGGTAG
- the gcvP gene encoding aminomethyl-transferring glycine dehydrogenase, with product MTINLGTANEFIARHIGPRAADEQAMLATLGFDSLEAMTAAVIPDSIKGTSVLGSEDGQSEADALASLKAIASKNQLFRNFIGQGYYNTHTPAPILRNLLENPAWYTAYTPYQPEISQGRLEALLNFQTLISDLTGLPIANASLLDEATAAAEAMTFCKRLSKNRASHSFFASVHCHPQTLDVLRTRAEPLGIEIVVGDERELDDVSAFFGALLQYPASNGEVFDYREVVQRFHAANALVAVAADLLALTLLTPPGEFDADVAIGSAQRFGVPLGFGGPHAAYFATRDAFKRDMPGRLVGVSIDRFGKTALRLAMQTREQHIRREKATSNICTAQVLLANIASMYAVYHGPAGLKRIAERTHALTAILAAGLKQMGVAVIGESAFDTLTLATGSATADLHEQARAQRINLRQVDTGRLGLSLDETSTQADVEALWQLLGGNQPQPDFAALAASTGSHLPTALLRQSTILEHPVFNRYHSETELMRYLRRLADKDLALDRSMIPLGSCTMKLNAASEMIPVTWAEFGNLHPFAPAEQSQGYLQMTTELEAMLCAATGYDAVSLQPNAGSQGEYAGLLAIRAYHRSRGEGHRDICLIPSSAHGTNPATAHMAGMRVVVTACDARGNVDVDDLRAKAIEHRERLAAIMITYPSTHGVFEEAIGEICAIIHDNGGQVYIDGANMNAMVGLCAPGKFGGDVSHLNLHKTFCIPHGGGGPGVGPIGVKSHLAPFLPGHAQLENREGAVCAAPFGSASILPITWMYIRMMGGAGLKRASQMAILNANYIARRLEEHYPVLYTGGNGLVAHECILDLRPLKDTSGISVDDVAKRLIDFGFHAPTMSFPVAGTLMIEPTESESKEELDRFCDAMIQIRQEIRAVETGSLDKDDNPLKNAPHTAAELVGDWAHGYSREQAVYPLQSLVESKYWPPVGRVDNVFGDRNLVCACPSIESYQDV from the coding sequence ATGACCATCAACCTCGGCACCGCCAACGAATTCATCGCCCGCCACATCGGCCCACGCGCCGCCGACGAGCAGGCCATGCTGGCCACCCTGGGCTTCGACTCGCTGGAGGCCATGACCGCCGCTGTCATCCCCGACAGCATCAAGGGCACCAGCGTGCTAGGCAGCGAAGACGGCCAGAGTGAAGCCGACGCGCTCGCCAGCCTCAAGGCCATTGCCAGCAAGAACCAGCTGTTCCGCAACTTCATCGGCCAGGGCTACTACAACACCCACACCCCGGCACCGATCTTGCGCAACCTGCTGGAAAACCCGGCCTGGTACACCGCCTACACCCCTTACCAGCCAGAAATTTCCCAAGGCCGCCTGGAAGCGCTGCTGAACTTCCAGACCCTGATCAGCGACCTGACCGGCCTGCCGATTGCCAACGCCTCCCTGCTTGACGAAGCCACCGCTGCCGCAGAAGCCATGACCTTCTGCAAGCGCCTGTCGAAGAACAGGGCCAGCCACAGCTTCTTTGCTTCGGTGCACTGCCACCCGCAAACCCTCGACGTGCTGCGTACCCGTGCCGAACCGCTGGGCATCGAGATCGTGGTGGGCGACGAACGCGAACTGGATGACGTCAGCGCATTCTTCGGTGCCCTGCTGCAGTACCCGGCCAGCAACGGCGAAGTATTCGACTACCGCGAGGTGGTACAGCGCTTCCACGCCGCCAATGCACTGGTGGCTGTAGCCGCCGACCTGCTGGCCCTGACCCTGCTGACCCCACCGGGCGAATTCGACGCCGACGTGGCCATCGGCAGCGCCCAGCGCTTTGGCGTACCGCTAGGGTTCGGCGGCCCGCACGCCGCCTACTTCGCCACCCGTGATGCATTCAAACGCGACATGCCGGGCCGCCTGGTTGGCGTGTCGATCGACCGCTTCGGCAAGACCGCCCTGCGCCTGGCCATGCAAACCCGCGAGCAGCACATCCGTCGCGAGAAGGCCACCAGCAACATCTGCACCGCGCAGGTACTGCTGGCCAACATCGCCAGCATGTACGCCGTGTACCATGGCCCTGCCGGCCTCAAGCGCATTGCCGAACGCACCCATGCGCTGACTGCGATCCTGGCCGCCGGCCTGAAGCAGATGGGCGTTGCCGTCATCGGCGAAAGCGCCTTCGACACCCTCACCCTGGCCACCGGCAGCGCTACCGCCGACCTTCATGAGCAGGCCCGCGCCCAGCGCATCAACCTGCGTCAGGTCGATACCGGCCGCCTGGGGCTTTCGCTCGACGAAACCAGCACCCAGGCCGACGTAGAAGCCCTGTGGCAACTGCTGGGTGGCAACCAGCCGCAACCTGACTTCGCTGCTTTGGCCGCCAGCACCGGTTCGCACTTGCCAACCGCCCTGCTGCGCCAATCGACCATCCTTGAACACCCGGTGTTCAACCGCTACCACAGCGAAACCGAACTGATGCGTTACCTGCGCCGCCTGGCAGACAAGGACCTGGCGCTGGACCGCAGCATGATCCCGCTGGGCTCGTGCACCATGAAACTCAACGCTGCCAGCGAAATGATCCCGGTTACCTGGGCCGAGTTCGGCAACCTGCACCCGTTTGCCCCTGCCGAACAAAGCCAGGGTTACCTGCAGATGACCACCGAGCTGGAAGCCATGCTGTGCGCCGCCACCGGCTACGATGCCGTGTCGCTGCAGCCCAACGCCGGTTCCCAGGGTGAATATGCCGGCCTGCTGGCCATCCGCGCGTACCACCGCAGCCGTGGCGAAGGCCACCGCGACATCTGCCTGATCCCTTCTTCGGCCCACGGTACCAACCCGGCGACCGCACACATGGCCGGCATGCGCGTGGTGGTCACTGCCTGCGACGCCCGCGGCAACGTCGACGTCGACGACCTGCGCGCCAAGGCCATCGAGCACCGCGAACGCCTGGCCGCGATCATGATCACTTACCCGTCCACCCACGGCGTGTTCGAAGAAGCCATCGGCGAAATCTGCGCGATCATCCACGACAATGGTGGCCAGGTGTACATCGACGGCGCCAACATGAACGCCATGGTCGGCCTGTGCGCACCGGGCAAGTTTGGCGGGGACGTTTCCCACCTGAACCTGCACAAAACCTTCTGCATCCCGCACGGCGGTGGCGGCCCGGGCGTTGGCCCGATCGGCGTCAAGTCGCACCTGGCGCCATTCCTGCCGGGCCATGCGCAACTGGAAAACCGTGAAGGCGCCGTATGCGCTGCACCATTCGGCAGCGCCAGCATCCTGCCGATCACCTGGATGTACATCCGCATGATGGGTGGCGCAGGCCTCAAGCGTGCGTCGCAGATGGCAATCCTCAACGCCAACTACATCGCCCGCCGCCTGGAAGAGCACTATCCTGTTCTGTACACCGGCGGCAATGGCCTGGTGGCCCACGAATGCATCCTCGACCTGCGCCCGCTCAAAGACACCAGTGGCATCAGCGTCGACGACGTGGCCAAGCGCCTGATCGACTTTGGCTTCCACGCCCCGACCATGTCCTTCCCGGTGGCTGGCACACTGATGATCGAGCCGACCGAAAGTGAGTCCAAGGAAGAGCTGGACCGCTTCTGCGACGCGATGATCCAGATTCGCCAAGAGATCCGCGCGGTGGAAACCGGCAGCCTGGACAAGGACGACAACCCGCTGAAGAACGCCCCACACACGGCGGCCGAACTGGTGGGCGACTGGGCCCATGGTTACAGCCGTGAGCAGGCGGTGTACCCGCTGCAGAGCCTGGTGGAGAGCAAGTACTGGCCACCGGTCGGGCGGGTCGACAACGTGTTTGGCGACCGTAATCTGGTGTGTGCCTGCCCGTCGATCGAGAGCTATCAGGACGTTTGA
- a CDS encoding L-serine ammonia-lyase — translation MSLSVFDLFKIGIGPSSSHTVGPMRAAARFAEGLRRDGLLNSTASIKAELYGSLGATGKGHGSDKAVLLGLEGEHPDVVDTESIPARLQAIRESGQLHLLGEHPIGFVEKQHLAMIRKPLDYHPNGMIFRAFDAAGLQIRSREYYSVGGGFVVDEEAAGQDRIVEDTTVLAYPFKTAKDLLAHCVATHLSISQIMLANEAAWRPECDTRDGLLRIWQVMQDCVQAGCRHEGILPGGLKVKRRAPALYRQLSTNPEANLRDALSVLDWVNLYALAVNEENAFGGRVVTAPTNGAAGIVPAVLHYYMRFVPGANEDGVVRFLLTAAAIGILYKENASISGAEVGCQGEVGVACSMAAGALCEVMGGSPQQVENAAEIGMEHNLGLTCDPIGGLVQVPCIERNAMGSVKAINAVRMALRGDGQHYVSLDKVIRTMRQTGADMKSKYKETARGGLAVNIIEC, via the coding sequence ATGTCCCTGAGCGTCTTCGACCTGTTCAAGATCGGCATCGGCCCCTCCAGCTCCCACACGGTGGGCCCGATGCGCGCCGCTGCGCGCTTCGCCGAAGGGCTGCGCCGTGATGGCCTTCTGAACAGCACAGCCAGCATCAAGGCCGAGCTGTATGGCTCGCTCGGTGCTACCGGCAAGGGTCATGGCAGTGACAAGGCGGTATTGCTCGGCCTCGAAGGCGAGCATCCGGACGTTGTCGACACCGAATCCATCCCCGCTCGCCTTCAAGCTATCCGCGAGAGCGGCCAACTGCACCTGCTGGGTGAACACCCGATCGGTTTCGTTGAAAAACAGCACCTGGCAATGATTCGCAAGCCGCTGGACTACCACCCCAACGGCATGATCTTTCGCGCCTTCGACGCCGCCGGGCTGCAAATTCGCAGCCGGGAGTACTACTCGGTGGGTGGCGGATTTGTGGTTGACGAAGAGGCTGCCGGGCAAGACCGTATCGTCGAAGACACCACCGTACTGGCCTACCCTTTCAAAACCGCCAAGGACTTGCTGGCCCACTGTGTGGCCACTCACCTTTCGATCAGCCAGATCATGTTGGCCAATGAAGCTGCCTGGCGGCCTGAATGCGATACCCGTGATGGCCTGCTGCGCATCTGGCAAGTGATGCAGGATTGCGTTCAAGCCGGCTGCCGGCACGAAGGCATCCTGCCTGGTGGGTTGAAGGTCAAACGACGCGCCCCAGCACTTTACCGCCAGCTGAGTACCAACCCCGAAGCCAACCTGCGTGATGCGCTGTCGGTGCTCGATTGGGTCAACCTGTACGCGCTGGCGGTCAATGAAGAGAACGCATTCGGTGGCCGTGTCGTCACCGCGCCAACCAACGGTGCTGCCGGCATCGTGCCTGCGGTGCTGCATTACTACATGCGCTTTGTCCCCGGCGCCAACGAGGACGGCGTGGTGCGCTTTCTGCTCACCGCGGCAGCCATCGGCATCCTCTACAAGGAAAACGCGTCCATCTCCGGTGCAGAGGTGGGCTGCCAAGGTGAGGTTGGCGTGGCCTGTTCCATGGCGGCCGGAGCCTTGTGCGAAGTGATGGGCGGCAGCCCGCAACAAGTGGAAAACGCCGCCGAAATCGGTATGGAACACAACCTGGGCCTGACCTGCGACCCCATTGGCGGGCTGGTACAGGTGCCCTGCATCGAGCGCAATGCCATGGGTTCGGTGAAGGCGATCAACGCGGTACGCATGGCCTTACGCGGCGACGGGCAGCACTACGTGTCGCTCGACAAGGTCATCCGCACCATGCGCCAGACCGGCGCCGACATGAAAAGCAAATACAAAGAGACCGCCCGCGGCGGCCTGGCCGTCAACATCATCGAATGTTGA
- the gcvT gene encoding glycine cleavage system aminomethyltransferase GcvT codes for MSETLQKTPLHTLHLELGARMVPFAGFDMPVQYPLGVLKEHLHTREQAGLFDVSHMGQIVLRGSDAAKALESLVPVDIMDLPVGMQRYAMFTNEQGGILDDLMVANLGDDTLFLVVNAACKDQDLAHLQKHIGNRCDVQPLFEARALLALQGPAAATVLERLAPEVAGMTFMQFRPVSLLGEDCYVSRSGYTGEDGYEISVPVKAAEALARRLLAEPEVQPIGLGARDSLRLEAGLCLYGHDMDTHTTPIEASLLWAISKARRADGVRAGGFPGAEQVFAQQQKGVKRKRVGLLPQERTPVREGAEIVDAQGTIVGKVCSGGFGPTLGAPVAMGYVDIEHSAIDTPLFAVVRGKNVALKVSKMPFVPQRYYRG; via the coding sequence ATGTCCGAAACACTGCAAAAGACCCCGCTGCACACCCTGCACCTGGAACTGGGTGCCCGCATGGTGCCGTTCGCTGGCTTCGACATGCCGGTGCAATACCCGCTTGGCGTACTCAAGGAACACCTGCATACCCGTGAACAGGCCGGCCTGTTCGATGTCTCGCACATGGGCCAGATCGTGCTGCGCGGCAGCGATGCAGCCAAGGCACTGGAAAGCCTCGTGCCAGTGGACATCATGGACTTGCCGGTAGGCATGCAGCGCTACGCCATGTTCACCAATGAACAGGGCGGTATCCTCGATGACCTGATGGTCGCCAACCTGGGAGACGACACGTTGTTCCTGGTGGTGAATGCCGCCTGCAAGGACCAGGACCTGGCGCATCTGCAAAAGCACATCGGCAACCGCTGCGACGTTCAGCCACTGTTCGAGGCGCGCGCCCTGCTCGCCCTGCAAGGCCCGGCGGCGGCCACGGTACTCGAGCGCCTGGCACCGGAAGTGGCCGGCATGACCTTCATGCAGTTCCGCCCCGTGTCGCTGCTGGGTGAAGACTGCTACGTGAGCCGCTCGGGCTACACCGGTGAAGATGGTTACGAGATTTCGGTACCCGTTAAAGCCGCCGAAGCGCTGGCCCGCCGCCTGCTGGCCGAGCCTGAAGTGCAACCCATCGGCCTGGGCGCCCGCGATTCACTGCGCCTGGAAGCCGGGCTGTGCCTCTACGGCCATGACATGGACACCCACACCACACCGATCGAGGCCAGCCTGCTCTGGGCCATTTCCAAGGCACGACGCGCCGACGGTGTGCGTGCTGGCGGTTTCCCGGGTGCTGAGCAGGTTTTTGCGCAACAGCAAAAAGGTGTCAAACGCAAACGTGTTGGCTTGCTGCCTCAAGAGCGCACGCCAGTGCGAGAAGGCGCCGAAATTGTCGATGCGCAGGGCACAATTGTGGGCAAAGTGTGCAGCGGAGGTTTTGGCCCGACGCTCGGCGCACCGGTTGCCATGGGTTATGTCGATATCGAACATAGCGCAATCGACACGCCGTTGTTTGCAGTGGTGCGTGGAAAGAACGTTGCCTTGAAAGTCAGCAAAATGCCTTTTGTTCCACAACGTTACTATCGCGGTTGA